Genomic window (Tenrec ecaudatus isolate mTenEca1 chromosome 16, mTenEca1.hap1, whole genome shotgun sequence):
atgcatgcatggatggatgatgcatgcatggatggatggatgatgcatggatgaatggatagatgatgcatagatggatggatggatggatggaggatggatggatggatagataatgcatggatagatggatggatggatggtgcatgcatggatggatggatggatggatgatgcatgcatgcatggatagatggatggatgatgcatggatggatgaatgatgcatggatggatgatggatgatgcatggatggatggatggatgatgcatgcatggattgatGGATGATGCAAGGATGgatcatggatggatggatgacctGTTGATCACACCCCATGTGTACCCGGAAGAAACACCAGCACGTTCAAAGCTATCAAACCCATCACTGTGGTTCTCCAAGGTTCTCACCTGCCCTTGGTGGCAACTTGAGAACAGTCATCCTCACAGTGTGCTGTGAAGTCTgtgctgactcctagtggccctatgggacagtgGAGAATTACCCACCTGATAGTTTCCTgggctgtcccctctgcagaggagccctggtggcttcatgGTTATGCGtctgactgctaactgtaaggtccgcagttcaaaactaccagccagctgcatgggagaaagacagggctttctgtttcCCTAACTGAAACTCAGAGAGGCAGATCCCGCCCTGGTCTGACAGGGCCGCtgagactcaacggcagtgagttaggCTTTGTGTAAGCGGTTCTCCAGTTCTAATGTCCCTGTGGAGCTACAAGCGGGTCTGGACCACCAGCTTTCCCCTGAGCAGCcgggtgctttaaccactgtgccccaaacccaacccagtgccatccagtcagttccaactcatagggatctTGTAACACTgctctctggggtttctgaggctgtcagtctgtcTGGAAGAAGACACCCGCCTCTTTCCCCCTGGGAGCCCCTGGTGCGTTCAAACAGTGGACCGGCAGTTAGCGCCTCAGCCTAAGCAGCGACCTCCCTGCACCTCGAGGATTCTTGTGCCAACATGATGCCCCCTGGAATAATCCCCCTGCACTTCTGAAATCCACTTATTTTTTCACAAAGCATGTTCCCACAATCATTTCATTAGACCGTCGGCCCCAATCTTGCCGCTTTGGAAAACGGCATCGTCTCGCCCGGTTTATCAACGCAGGGGGCACGCTGGAGGATGGGTGGCCTACAGTGAGCAGGGACAGAACAGACATGTGAGAGCTGGTCTTGCACGGCTGTGCATGTCTTACTGCATGGCACTGCCTGGTGGAGACCCTGTAGGGAGCAGGGGGGTTCAGGGCAAGTGCTTGAAAAGAGTGGCCGCAGTGAAGTCCAGTCCCTCCCAAGAAACCCGTCcccctgcttctgcttctgctcctgctcctccctccccctcccccatctacGTTTCCCACCATCACAGAAAGCCGTGAGGCTGGAAGGGGACTGCACACCCGGGGGCCTTGGAGTCTGGCATTCTGACCGTTCCATGTCCGACCGTCTTGCTTGCAGCCGCGGAAGAGGATCACACGGATTCTGCCTGCTTTGTCTGCATCCTCCTAAGCCACGGAGAAGCGAACTGCATTTATGGAACAGATGGAATGGTCCCTATCAAGGTCTTGACCTCCTACTTCCGGGGCGACAGATGCAGAACGCTTTTAGGGAAGCCCAAGCTCTTCTTCATCCAGGTACTTGCTGCCCAGCGCCAGTGCAGTTGACAGTGCGGGGAGGGgggttgttttttaatttgaagaGCTGCTTGTATCTGCTTTGGGTCTGGAGGGAGGAGTGGAATCCTGGGGCCTGGGTCATTCTGCATTTACCTTTCTGAGGGACCATCTAGCTTAGTCCCCGGCTGCTACCCTCGGGCTCTGTAATATTAGCCGTCCGAGTGGGTATGCAGCGGCATCTCATGGTTTGGACGGGTGCTTCCTAGAGACTAAGGATGCTGAGCATCTTCCTGTGGGCGTGTTAGTCGTGGGGGTGTTTCCTATGAGGAGCATTTGATTTGCTTTGCCTAGTGATTCAGCagagcattcattcattcatttcattcATTCACCTGTTCATTACGTAACCCAGCTCCCATCACTCAGCCAGCAGCGTCATGGGCCAGAGCCCTGAATGAGGCACACGTGTCTTCTCCCACACCAAGGACCATCTCTACTTTGGTTTTAGGCGTGCCGGGGGACCGAGTTTGATGACGGGGTCCAGGCCGACTCAAGCACTGTGGGAGACACCGATCCTGATTCCCAGTACAAGATCCCAGTGGAGGCTGACTTTCTCATCGCTTATTCCACTGTCCCAGGTATCCAGTCAAGGCCACAGCCTGCTAACCGTACCACCCAGCCCAACAGCAAAACGCTGGTGGTTCTGGCCGCTGCCGCAGATAGGCACGCACACAGTGGCTGAAGCCCACGTGGAGGTAGTTCAGATATCAGAGCCAGGTCCCAGTGAACTGAAATCAGGGTGTTGGTAAGACTGTGTTCCTTTCTGGAAACACGAGTGCAGAATCCATTGCCTGCCCTCTTCTAGCGCCTAGAGGCAGTCTGCATTGGCATGTGGTCGTCATCACTGCCGTCTTCAACCGTCCTTCtttataatctctctctctctctctctctctctcacacacacacacacacacacacacacacacgaaaggcTCTCCACATTCAAAGAACCCTGTGACTGGTTTGCGTAATGCAGAATCATCTCCGCATCCTGAGGCCCACACCCCTAGTCAAATCTGCCAAGTCCATTTGAATACGTAAAGAAACGCTCTGGGCTCCAAGATGATGAGCCTGCAGACAtctttggggaagggggttggggggCGGTGACCAAGCGGGCAGGCATGCTTTTCCCTACTGTAGGCATGTGTTCACTTTTCTTCCCCGGAAGAGCTGTGTTCTCCCGTTACCCTGATTGCTCCGGTGAATGATCAGAATGAGCATTTCTCACAAGTTTGCTGCTGCTCGGTGCTGCCGCGTCGGTTCCAGTTCGCGGAGACGCCCCATGTGCCACAGAATGAAAGGCCACTcggtcctgccctgtcctcacaACCCCTGCGGCGCTGTGGCCcgatgttgcagcctctgtgtcagtccatctcgtgcaAAGGGTCTTGAGTTTACAGGAGGCTTTTCAGACCACCCACATTGCGTCATCCtgaaccccctcccaccccgcacCCCCGGCAGATAGCTAGGGAGAATGTTACTGCCACCCTGGtttcacagctagggggaacatTACAGGTGGGTGAACTTAGATGAGGTGCCCAAGGTCAGAGAGTGGCCTCAGGACACCATAAAGAGTGGCACTGACCAGAATTCCCAACTGGAGCCCCTTCTGTTTTTACCCTTGTTTACCAAGCGCCATGTTTACCCAAAGGGGTCCGTTCAAGTTCTTAAGTCCGTAAGCACTGCCCCCATCTAAGAATTCCTGCAGCTACTGTAGGAATTTGGTCAAGTGCTTGATATAAAGTACTGGTTCTAGTACACGGGTCAGTGGGTTTGGAAGGCAACTTGGGCAGGATACACAGATGGGATTTGGTGAGACTCTTAATAACTTCTTAAGATATAAGGGCCCATCGAGTccattcagagtagaactgcccccttgggtttcctgggctgtaaatctctgtgagagcctcacctctcttccaaggaaccactggtggtttcgaactgctaacctcacagaGAGCAGCACAACGTGTAGTCCACGACCCTACTCAGGAGCCATTTAAGGGTCTTAGAAGATTAGGCCATTATTCGATCTGCTCATGAAGGAGCCCGGGACACGTGCCCCACTGTTTACTGAAgcgctggaggttcaagtcttcccagaggtgtcgCAGAACAGCTCTGGGAAGTCTCTCAACGCTCCCCTGCAGGTTTGTTTGACTTTTCTCTCATCTTGGGTTACAAAGTAGCATTCATCCTCCAAGAAAGATGGTGAGGAATCCCAGAGTTCTAGACTAGGTTctgcagcattccttggggacattCCATGTGCCGAGGTAGTTCACAAGCCCCCAGGTGCCTCCATCAAAACTGATAGAGCGCGCTGCCACCTCCCCCCACACCGACCTGGTGGGGCTGCAAGTTCCAGGAGTCTACGCCGGAGCGGGGTTCCATGCCTTTCTGGAGGGCCTTAATGGCACCCCCCTAAGTCTAGGACGCTTGCACCCCAAGCTCCTCAAGCTGATTTGCATGCAGAGTAGCGTGGAAGCGGTTCAGAAAAGTAGGTGTGAAGGCCCCCAGCTGCTGCTCAGTGCTGATCTGCGatcctccctttctctcccactaAAGGCTACTACTCATGGAGGAGCCCGGGAAGAGGTTCCTGGTTTGTGCAGGCCCTCTGCTCCGTCCTGAACGAGCACGGGAAAACCCTGGAGATCATGCAGATCCTCACCAGGGTGAACTGCAAGGTGGCCCGGGACTTTGAATCCCATTCAAACAACCCCACCTTCCACTCGAAGAAGCAGATCCCGTGCATCATGTCCATGCTCACCAAAGAAGTCTACTTCAGCAAGAAACGCCACCCCGACGGTGCCATCTAGCCTAGAAGCTACATCCGCATCCATCATCTCCTGAGTCAGATCTATTTGTGGAGGCTCTTAAATTAGCCGAAATTTCTACAGGATTATCGTTTTAGGGACGTGGGTCAATCAAACGGAAGACAGTCTAGTGCTGTCTTAATGTCTCTGATTTTTCTGTTTCAGCCACCTTTCGTTTCCCCTAGCAGATGACTTAGCAGTGctctcccaacatgagagaaCGTTTGTGTTTCTTCTACCTTGTTGTCACTCTTGGAACGTAACGACAGTGACCTCCTGAGTTGCTGTGTGCCTGTGCGCGCTCAGATAGGCGTTGGCCTCAGTAGAAAATCAAATCCATATCTGTACCTGGCCAGAAAAACATCAAGCACTCAACAAAGAGCAGTTGAGGGGCTAGTCACACGCCTCTGTTTCAGGACATGAGTGTGTTTTGAAggctttgcttatttatttattattggcTGAGGACAAAATGCAccgataagaaaagaaaagaggtatCAGTTGGGATCAAGTCgagaaaacccaaaccactgtAGGTGTTTCACCAGGAGCTTGATTTACCTAGATGACACAAGAAGAGCTAGACAGCATAAAGCTGTCGCTATGCCTCTGGCTATGAGGCTCAGACAAGAAGGAGTTGACACCAGTTCCCAGGGTCCAGAGGTTGAGACCATCCACAGGAGCTCGCCCTGTGGGAGAGGTTTCCCAGTGGCCGGTAGGACTCAGGAGGGAAATGTGGGAAATGGCGCCATTCAGGGACAAAGCCACTGCCTGCACTGATGAAGCCAGTACTAAATTCAGATGTGGAGAAATGCCCTGTTTCTGCCCTCTGGTCTCTACCAGCACGTTTACATCCCACTCTTCTCTGGAAACCAGCTGGCAGAACAAGAGCTCGAGGCCTGGGAGAAGGAGTGGACATAATAAGCTTGACATAATGTGAATGTAAATGATCCATATAGTCATTTTAGTCACCAAGTTGCCATGCAATCTAGGTATTTCTCCTGTGTGCAAAATAATCTCCTTTCGCCTAAAAACATACTTGAAACTATTTAGATTATTCCAAGCCGCCTTTTGAATAAAACTGTGACAGGTAGAGGAATTTTATGGCAAAGGTTCTTGCACTTTGTTCCCAAAAGGGTGTTATCTTTGGAATTCTTCACGAAGCCCTATTGTATGTTGCCTAATTGGTTCATCAGTTAACATTCCTATTCATTGACTAGGTTGCTTAATTGTTAACCTCCATTTCCTTTTGAAGTTATTGGTGGCAATAAGGAAGTGAAACACAGACAGAAACCAACTAACTTCACCCGAACTCGCCGTGATCATTTTTCTTTGCAAGCTGTAATAAAGGAATCGGTACATAATCATTCAGGAATGGCTAGCCCTTCCTCACATGGGAAGCATTACCCCACAAATCTGTGATCATTGACAATCAATAAAGCCATCTGAAGACCTGTTTAGGAGACGCGACCCTGGTTTCTTACCGCCTGACGTGCACCGTGGGTCGAGACCTAAGTGGCGATCGTGAATTCAGCAGCAAGTGCCCTTTGACCCCTCAGAGTTTTTTGGGTGTTCTCTTCAAAGGGACCGTGCTGTTCATGGTTCCTGCCACAAACGTGCAGCCCCCGGGGGATGCACACTATTAAGACACGCTTAGCTACTAACTGGAAGGCCAGACGTGTGGCTCCACCCAGAGACGCCCCGGGAGAAAGGTCTAGGGATCTACTTCAGTGAAacagcagccattgaaaaccctgtggagcacagcccGGCCCCATTTCATGGGGAGGCCCGAGgcagtgctgactcagtgacaaCTGGTTGGGTTGTCTGTCATGGAGGAAAATGATACACAAGTGTATCGCAATCTGAAGTAAAAGGTCACAGCTCTTCCCCTGGTATGCACCTTCAAACAAGACCAATGATCTTGTCAGGGTTCATttttacaagggggtaccccccccaaaaatagctttttttccaaagctctgtatttcaattttttttacacaaccttatcacctttgtAGTACTCCCCACaacactcaatacatttgtcaaatctgattccactcttggaaacatttttcaaactcgtctgtttggatggatgacagcacctcccttgcttttttttttcattacttctacttcattcaatcattgtcctttcatgtccccccTTCATCTGAGGAAACAAAAGGAggtcacatggagcgaggtcaggtgagtaagatgtgcGGGAcatgagaggcatgctgtttattGCCCAAAAGTGGTGCACTGACGTGGctgggtgagcaggtgcattgtcatcctGGCAAAAACAGTCCCCCGTCTCCCACGAATCAAGCCTTGTTtgtcacaatcttttcagaacctctaaatataaagtttgattagcagtctgacctggtggaacaaacaccAAATGCACGATCGCCctcacatcagaaaaacaaatgagcatcatcttgattttTGACTTCACCTGAtgagcttttttggggggggggcgaggtGAGGATGTTTTCCACTGATTTGGTTGATGTTTTTCAGTTGTAAGAAtaacaccatgtctcatcaccagtaatgcccTAGGGGGAAAACGTCTGGGTCACTTcaaagctgttctttcaaagcacaacaTGTTCCCACCTGAGACTGTCGTTCCTGGTCAGtaagaacccgaggcacaaagtCTGCAGcgacctttctcattcccaaatgttctgtaaaaattcactgaaccgagctccaTGATAGCCCAGATAGCTTCCCCGTCTCTTCAGTGGTCCCTTGTCAGTCTTCCAGCACATGTACTTGAATTTTGACAGGGAAATTGACGGGCGTCCAGAACGCTCTTTGCCATCAACgggcatttcaccttttctgaaatgagaaaaccacttgagtttttcccatagcgctgtcttgtaaactctgttcaacatcacaacagtttccgtggcattttccccaagcaggaataaaaatttcacagctgcatgctgttctcttcaatTGGCTATTATAAAAAAAGAGGTGTGGGCAAAACTGATTTTACTAATGCATTCACTGTGTCCATAGAGAACCTTCCCCAgcgatgccactgagtgcactaactcagagtgagttgctccatgcttgcctagcaggaacaaTGCATACGACTAAGAACGCTCCCCTCCACTCAGCACAATTCCAGGTCTGGGGGGCACCCCTTGTATTCTTAATTCTAAGTTCCTTACACTAGAGATAGTTATTGTCTTTCATTGCTGAGAGACCAGGAGCTTATCAGAAATAGACTCATGGGCCCTGGCTACTGGACCTGAATATGAAATTAATCAAACGCCCACTGTAAGAAGGGCGTGGAAGGCTGTGTCTGACATGACTTCACACAGGGAAGGACGAATCAAACTCTAGACTACCTAAGAACCAATCCATAGGGGACGGAGGTCAGGCATGCTTCCTCCCTTCTAGAAGTGGGTGAACTTAGATGATGTCTTAAAGTCAGAGATCTCAGGACATCATAAAAAAGTGGCTCAGACCACAGCCAATTCTAATACCAACCGCCCCATCCCTCTCTGCTtctctgggtttgataatttatTACAATACAGAGGTCACACGTAACTCAGACTGTACTCATGATTCAGACGTTTACTGGGGAAGCTACCAGGTTACAATTTAGGATATGAAATACTCCGGATACAGTTCATTTATGCATGTTTCTGTCTGAGCCGCTCAGCCATaggcctcttgactgctgccctgCTCACACAATGCTTCAAGTTCTGTTGGCACTGCTAATAAATGTCCAGTGAGCAATCTTCTCCACTGTAAGCCTCTGCCCAAAGGTgatcagctccagctccaggggtGGCAAACGTTCCCCAGATTAAGTTCAAGCACCTTTCTATAAGAGTGGATCCCCTGGCCaaaccaaaggcactcagctttctttGTTCCACGGATGGGAAGCCCACCGCTCTCATGTCCTCTTGCCACCACTCCCCCATGTCACAATTCTGTCTCCTAGATTGAGGAGGATTTGTGTGTGAGGATCTCGGGGTCTAAATGACATGCTCTGTTCCTAGGCCTGATTTCTTGATTGCAGTGAGATTGCCCACCCAAGCCCCATTCCAGATGAGTCTTCTGAAATGACTCATTTTGATAACCCAGGATATTGGCAAAATCGACTGATCCCCATATTAGTGTTCCAAGTTTTCAGAATCACAGCCCTGTTGAGCATTGCTCCTAACTGAATCATAGAATCCTATCAGCATGCCCTCCCATTTTTCGTTAACCCAGATCCATCCGGAAAGGAGGAAGTACACCCAATCTGCATGGTTCTCa
Coding sequences:
- the CASP7 gene encoding caspase-7; this encodes MAENPDSIMKEAGDSAQGDEIDAKPDRSSFSLLKKKKAEPMPPVQVSQGPEGVPSHEYNMTFKKMGTCIIINNKNFDKTTGMDPRHGTDKDAEALFKCFQSLGFKVAVSNNCSCDKMEDLLKQAAEEDHTDSACFVCILLSHGEANCIYGTDGMVPIKVLTSYFRGDRCRTLLGKPKLFFIQACRGTEFDDGVQADSSTVGDTDPDSQYKIPVEADFLIAYSTVPGYYSWRSPGRGSWFVQALCSVLNEHGKTLEIMQILTRVNCKVARDFESHSNNPTFHSKKQIPCIMSMLTKEVYFSKKRHPDGAI